A single Cnuibacter physcomitrellae DNA region contains:
- a CDS encoding alpha/beta fold hydrolase, with product MREASFTDRFVDELGVPITYYGRLVAQPKAVVQIQHGLGEHALRYQPLMDDLVAAGYSVYAPDQRGHGATGLEQYDGDRARLGRLGPGGLRATVDDIRQLTMVVQREHPGVPVVLLGHSWGSLMVQRLVNSPALLHYSGVVLSGTAYRMPGHMDGGDLSRRHRPNGKGSGHGYEWLSRDVAAQQRAADDPLMFPAEVRALFGIRDGLRLFGRPARLLAKDVPVLILVGDDDILGGARSAGRLADAYRRRSGLTDVELEVYPEARHEVFNELNRDEVVARLVSWLDARFAPAS from the coding sequence ATGCGCGAGGCCAGCTTCACCGACCGGTTCGTCGACGAGCTCGGGGTGCCCATCACCTACTACGGCCGGCTCGTGGCACAGCCGAAGGCCGTGGTGCAGATCCAGCACGGGCTCGGCGAGCACGCGCTGCGGTACCAGCCGCTGATGGACGACCTCGTCGCCGCGGGCTACAGCGTGTACGCACCCGACCAGCGCGGGCACGGCGCCACCGGGCTCGAGCAGTACGACGGCGACCGGGCTCGGCTCGGACGCCTCGGGCCGGGAGGTCTGCGCGCGACGGTCGACGACATCCGTCAGCTGACGATGGTGGTGCAGCGCGAGCATCCGGGAGTGCCCGTCGTGCTGCTCGGCCACAGCTGGGGCTCGCTGATGGTGCAGCGGCTCGTCAACTCGCCCGCCCTGCTGCACTACTCGGGCGTCGTGCTGAGCGGGACCGCCTATCGGATGCCGGGGCACATGGACGGCGGCGACCTCTCGCGGCGGCACCGGCCGAACGGGAAGGGGTCGGGCCACGGCTACGAGTGGCTCTCGCGCGACGTGGCGGCGCAGCAGCGCGCGGCCGACGACCCGCTCATGTTCCCCGCGGAGGTCCGGGCGCTGTTCGGCATCCGCGACGGCCTGCGCCTGTTCGGGCGGCCGGCGCGACTGCTCGCGAAGGACGTCCCCGTCCTCATCCTCGTGGGCGACGACGACATCCTCGGCGGGGCGCGCAGCGCGGGGCGGCTCGCGGACGCGTACCGCCGCCGGTCCGGCCTCACCGACGTGGAGCTCGAGGTGTATCCGGAGGCGCGCCACGAGGTCTTCAACGAGCTGAACCGCGACGAGGTCGTCGCCCGCCTCGTCTCCTGGCTCGACGCGAGGTTCGCCCCCGCGTCCTGA
- a CDS encoding winged helix-turn-helix domain-containing protein, translated as MSEETTTPEVQHRTLDMESLKGLAHPLRVRILDVLTTYGPQTASSLADRLGESSGSTSYHLRQLERHHFIREVEGRGSARERWWDRVPGGISLEVGHLPDTSAARAASGIVLSEWNRNRQTLLDDFVRRGDDELPAAWIDASAISTANAQVTVEQLADLTRRLQQTIDDFVDGHRDQKERPIEGSRPVQIQFSAFPVMDADEHHEGR; from the coding sequence ATGAGCGAGGAGACCACGACGCCGGAGGTGCAGCACCGCACCCTCGACATGGAGTCGCTGAAGGGGTTGGCGCATCCGCTGCGGGTGCGCATCCTCGACGTGCTCACCACGTACGGGCCGCAGACGGCCTCGAGCCTGGCCGACCGGCTGGGCGAGTCCTCGGGCTCGACCAGCTACCACCTGCGGCAGCTGGAGCGGCACCACTTCATCCGAGAGGTGGAGGGGCGCGGATCCGCGCGGGAGCGGTGGTGGGATCGAGTGCCCGGCGGCATCTCGCTCGAGGTCGGGCACCTGCCCGACACGTCGGCGGCGCGGGCCGCGAGCGGCATCGTGCTGTCGGAGTGGAACCGCAACCGCCAGACGCTGCTCGACGATTTCGTCCGGCGCGGCGACGACGAGCTCCCCGCCGCGTGGATCGACGCCTCGGCGATCAGCACCGCCAACGCCCAGGTGACGGTCGAGCAGCTCGCCGACCTCACCCGACGCCTCCAGCAGACCATCGACGACTTCGTCGACGGTCACCGCGACCAGAAGGAACGGCCGATCGAGGGATCGCGGCCCGTCCAGATCCAGTTCAGCGCCTTCCCCGTGATGGACGCCGACGAGCACCACGAGGGGAGGTGA
- a CDS encoding DMT family transporter, with translation MSGLSILFLAIAILAEVGATLSLRMATHGSRLWIIPVAIGYPIAFAMLVLTLAEGVPLGVTYGIWTAAGVALTAVAGRVLFKEPFTWLMAAGVALIIGGVLLVETGVQH, from the coding sequence GTGAGCGGGCTCAGCATCCTCTTCCTCGCCATCGCGATCCTGGCCGAGGTCGGCGCCACGCTCTCGCTGCGGATGGCGACCCACGGCAGCAGGCTGTGGATCATCCCGGTGGCGATCGGCTACCCGATCGCGTTCGCGATGCTCGTCCTCACCCTCGCCGAGGGGGTGCCCCTCGGGGTGACCTACGGCATCTGGACGGCCGCGGGGGTGGCGCTCACCGCCGTCGCGGGGCGCGTCCTCTTCAAGGAGCCGTTCACCTGGCTGATGGCGGCGGGCGTCGCGCTCATCATCGGCGGCGTCCTCCTGGTCGAGACGGGGGTCCAGCACTGA
- a CDS encoding lipoate--protein ligase family protein codes for MHGEYKVPGGKLVVVDLDDVDGRISGFRLAGDFFLEPDDALPLIDAAVNGLAVDTDAVGIADAVRRALPEGAVLLGFSPEAVAVAVRRALSKASSWADYDWQLIHSGPESPQMQLALDEVLTNEVGEGRRKPTLRIWEWDEPAVVIGSFQSVKNEVDRTNAEKYGFEVVRRISGGGAMFMDAGSVITYSLYAPASLVQGMSFADSYAFLDEWVILALRSLGIEAIYQPLNDISSAKGKIGGAAQKRLGNGAVLHHATMSYDMDGEKMVQVLRIGREKMSDKGTKSAAKRVDPLRSQTGLTRAEIIDRLVQTFTGLYGATPSEITADERTKAEELVRTKFETPAWLNRVP; via the coding sequence ATGCACGGCGAGTACAAGGTCCCGGGCGGGAAGCTGGTCGTCGTCGACCTCGACGACGTCGACGGCCGCATCAGCGGCTTCCGTCTCGCGGGCGACTTCTTCCTGGAGCCCGACGACGCGCTTCCCCTGATCGACGCCGCCGTGAACGGGCTCGCCGTCGACACCGACGCGGTGGGCATCGCCGACGCGGTGCGCCGCGCGCTCCCCGAGGGCGCGGTGCTGCTCGGCTTCTCCCCGGAGGCGGTCGCGGTCGCCGTCCGGCGGGCGCTCTCCAAGGCGTCGAGCTGGGCGGACTACGACTGGCAGCTCATCCACAGCGGCCCCGAGAGCCCGCAGATGCAGCTCGCCCTCGACGAGGTGCTGACCAACGAGGTGGGCGAGGGGCGCCGGAAGCCGACGCTCCGCATCTGGGAGTGGGATGAGCCCGCCGTCGTCATCGGTAGCTTCCAGTCCGTGAAGAACGAGGTCGACCGCACGAACGCCGAGAAGTACGGGTTCGAGGTGGTGCGCCGCATCTCCGGCGGCGGAGCGATGTTCATGGATGCGGGCAGCGTCATCACCTACTCGCTCTACGCCCCGGCGTCGCTGGTGCAGGGCATGAGCTTCGCCGACTCCTACGCGTTCCTCGACGAGTGGGTGATCCTCGCCCTGCGTTCGCTCGGCATCGAGGCGATCTACCAGCCGCTCAACGACATCTCGTCGGCGAAGGGCAAGATCGGCGGGGCGGCGCAGAAGCGCCTCGGCAACGGAGCCGTCCTGCACCACGCCACCATGAGCTACGACATGGACGGCGAGAAGATGGTGCAGGTGCTGCGCATCGGCCGCGAGAAGATGAGCGACAAGGGCACCAAGTCGGCGGCGAAGCGGGTCGACCCGCTGCGATCGCAGACCGGGCTCACCCGCGCCGAGATCATCGACCGCCTCGTGCAGACCTTCACCGGTCTCTACGGCGCGACGCCCTCCGAGATCACCGCCGACGAGCGCACGAAGGCGGAGGAGCTGGTCCGCACGAAGTTCGAGACGCCCGCCTGGCTCAACCGCGTCCCCTGA
- a CDS encoding HAD family hydrolase: MPAPNLNDALQGPRLKAFLFDLDGVLTPTVDLHKEAWRLLFEDEFAKHGVAPYEGEADYVAHVDGKPRFDGVRDMLAARGITLPEGEPTDPPTADTVMGLGNRKNEMFERALAEQGIAAYPGSLALLDALRGTHFEAAVVSSSRNAVPVLEVARIRDRFDVIVDGVVAAAEGLPGKPAPDTYRAAAARLGLEPSECVVVEDALSGVQAGRAGDFGLVIGVDRGAGGDELIAAGADVVVDDLSELVPATEGAA; this comes from the coding sequence ATGCCCGCCCCGAACCTGAACGATGCCCTGCAGGGCCCGCGCCTGAAGGCGTTCCTCTTCGACCTCGACGGCGTGCTCACGCCCACGGTCGACCTGCACAAGGAGGCCTGGCGCCTGCTGTTCGAGGACGAGTTCGCCAAGCACGGCGTGGCCCCCTACGAGGGCGAGGCCGACTACGTCGCCCACGTCGACGGCAAGCCGCGGTTCGACGGCGTGCGCGACATGCTCGCCGCCCGCGGGATCACGCTGCCGGAGGGCGAGCCGACCGATCCGCCGACCGCCGACACGGTGATGGGCCTCGGCAACCGCAAGAACGAGATGTTCGAGCGAGCCCTGGCCGAGCAGGGCATCGCCGCCTACCCCGGATCGCTGGCGCTCCTCGACGCGCTGCGCGGCACCCATTTCGAGGCCGCCGTCGTGTCGAGCTCGCGCAACGCCGTCCCGGTGCTCGAGGTGGCCCGCATCCGCGACCGCTTCGACGTGATCGTCGACGGGGTGGTCGCCGCCGCGGAGGGCCTCCCGGGCAAGCCCGCGCCCGACACGTACCGAGCCGCCGCCGCGCGACTCGGCCTCGAGCCGTCGGAGTGCGTCGTCGTGGAGGACGCCCTGTCGGGCGTGCAGGCGGGCCGGGCGGGCGACTTCGGCCTGGTGATCGGCGTCGACCGCGGAGCGGGCGGCGACGAGCTCATCGCCGCGGGCGCCGACGTGGTCGTCGACGACCTCTCCGAACTCGTTCCCGCCACGGAGGGCGCAGCATGA
- a CDS encoding alpha/beta hydrolase: MYDWILSIGLLDPVLLWPFYLLSAALVVYLLARRPTLRRVLLTLVGMLAGAALALVFVIIANATSMFGRTLEWQTTVWGVCGLAAVGLAVVNLWGGRWWRTVIAAISIVVFLLTLTLGVNAFYGLNRNVAAFFGITVSNPIPLPTGTPTATNDPDVPLYESWEPPADMPATGRQSTTPIPGTKSGFAAREAGVYLPPAALTANPPALPLVILMMGQPGTTDPSYIANVLDPLAAANKGLAPVVLVVDQLGDPQVDPACANSTRFGNVETYITEDVVDYANTLSFVDRDHSSWIIAGYSNGGACAFKYAAEHPDIWPNLLSISGELYAGSEHPQQTTNDVFGGDSAAFEASKPTSILASGTVAYPSSWALFTAGENDPDYVAQAQQGAAAAKAAGWDAESYVVPGAGHVVDALEGGLAEGFKRLYPRLGLAPS; the protein is encoded by the coding sequence ATGTACGACTGGATCCTGAGCATCGGACTCCTCGACCCCGTGCTCCTCTGGCCCTTCTACCTCCTCAGCGCGGCGCTGGTGGTGTACCTGCTCGCCCGCCGCCCCACGCTGAGGCGCGTGCTCCTCACGCTCGTCGGGATGCTGGCCGGCGCCGCCCTCGCGCTGGTGTTCGTGATCATCGCGAACGCCACGAGCATGTTCGGCCGGACGCTGGAGTGGCAGACTACCGTCTGGGGCGTCTGCGGCCTGGCGGCGGTCGGCCTGGCCGTCGTGAACCTCTGGGGAGGACGGTGGTGGCGCACGGTCATCGCGGCGATCTCGATCGTGGTGTTCCTGCTCACCCTCACCCTCGGCGTGAACGCGTTCTACGGCCTCAACCGCAACGTCGCCGCCTTCTTCGGGATCACGGTCTCGAACCCGATCCCGCTCCCGACCGGCACGCCGACCGCGACGAACGACCCGGATGTGCCCCTCTACGAGTCGTGGGAGCCGCCGGCCGACATGCCCGCGACGGGCAGGCAGAGCACGACGCCGATCCCCGGGACGAAGTCCGGCTTCGCCGCGAGGGAGGCGGGTGTCTACCTGCCTCCGGCCGCTCTCACCGCGAACCCGCCTGCGCTGCCCCTCGTGATCCTCATGATGGGCCAGCCGGGGACCACGGACCCGTCGTACATCGCGAACGTGCTCGATCCGCTCGCGGCGGCCAACAAGGGGCTCGCCCCGGTGGTGCTCGTCGTCGACCAGCTCGGAGACCCCCAGGTCGACCCGGCGTGCGCGAACTCGACGAGGTTCGGCAACGTCGAGACCTACATCACCGAGGACGTCGTCGACTACGCGAACACCCTGTCCTTCGTCGATCGCGACCACTCCTCGTGGATCATCGCGGGCTACTCCAACGGCGGCGCCTGCGCGTTCAAGTACGCGGCGGAGCATCCGGACATCTGGCCCAACCTGCTCTCGATCTCGGGCGAGCTGTACGCGGGGTCCGAGCATCCGCAGCAGACCACGAACGACGTGTTCGGCGGCGACTCCGCGGCGTTCGAGGCCTCGAAGCCCACGAGCATCCTCGCCTCGGGCACGGTCGCGTACCCGTCCTCGTGGGCGCTCTTCACTGCCGGGGAGAACGACCCCGACTACGTGGCTCAGGCGCAGCAGGGCGCGGCGGCGGCGAAGGCCGCCGGCTGGGATGCCGAGTCGTACGTCGTGCCGGGCGCCGGGCACGTGGTCGACGCCCTCGAGGGCGGGCTCGCCGAGGGCTTCAAGCGCCTCTACCCGCGCCTCGGCCTCGCCCCCTCCTGA
- a CDS encoding DMT family transporter produces the protein MLKWVLLAVTIGLEVMGSLSLKAALDAPGWYVTVVIGYIGAFALLSRVLKLGMAIGVAYGIWGACGVALTALFSALLFGEPLTLPMLGGIALIILGVLTIELGSQRAQRRREREREADAGAAS, from the coding sequence GTGCTGAAGTGGGTGCTGCTCGCCGTGACCATCGGCCTCGAGGTGATGGGGTCGCTGTCGCTCAAGGCCGCGCTCGACGCGCCGGGCTGGTACGTCACCGTCGTGATCGGCTACATCGGCGCGTTCGCCCTGCTCTCCCGGGTGCTCAAGCTCGGGATGGCGATCGGCGTCGCCTACGGCATCTGGGGCGCCTGCGGGGTCGCGCTCACCGCCCTGTTCAGCGCACTGCTCTTCGGCGAGCCGCTCACGCTGCCGATGCTGGGCGGGATCGCGCTCATCATCCTCGGCGTGCTCACGATCGAGCTCGGGTCGCAGCGCGCGCAGCGCAGGCGCGAGCGCGAGCGCGAGGCGGATGCGGGGGCCGCCTCGTGA
- a CDS encoding GlxA family transcriptional regulator gives MRRVAVLVLEGAKPLDVGIPAQVFTTRDSMPYEVRVCGAEKGIVAGGDGLAYAVEHGLEALEWADIVFVPGYRHPDRTRPPLAVLEALTAAHARGARLAAISTGAFALAATGLLDGRRATTHWHYTAALARTHPLITVEENVLFVDEGDVLTSAGAASGIDLCLHVIRGDLGVGPSNHAARRLVAAPYRSGGQAQYVPRTVPEQLGERFAATREWAIAHLHEPLTLAALARQAAVSPRTLSRQFLADSGYTPMQWLLRVRVDAARELLERSERSVDQIAADVGLGTAANLRMHFQRILGTSPGAYRRTFTPND, from the coding sequence CTGAGACGTGTCGCCGTCCTCGTGCTCGAGGGGGCGAAGCCGCTCGACGTGGGGATCCCCGCGCAGGTGTTCACCACCCGCGACAGCATGCCGTACGAGGTGCGGGTGTGCGGCGCCGAGAAGGGGATCGTCGCGGGCGGCGACGGTCTCGCCTACGCCGTCGAGCACGGCCTCGAGGCGCTCGAGTGGGCCGACATCGTCTTCGTCCCCGGGTACCGGCATCCCGACCGCACCCGCCCGCCGCTCGCGGTGCTCGAGGCGCTGACGGCCGCCCACGCGCGCGGCGCGCGCCTCGCCGCGATCTCGACGGGGGCGTTCGCGCTCGCCGCGACGGGCCTCCTCGACGGCCGCCGCGCCACGACCCACTGGCACTACACCGCGGCACTGGCGCGGACGCATCCGCTCATCACCGTGGAGGAGAACGTGCTCTTCGTCGACGAGGGCGACGTGCTCACGAGCGCGGGCGCCGCCTCCGGGATCGACCTCTGCCTGCACGTCATCCGAGGCGACCTCGGCGTCGGCCCGTCGAACCACGCCGCGCGTCGGCTCGTCGCCGCGCCCTACCGGAGCGGCGGCCAGGCCCAGTACGTGCCGCGGACCGTGCCGGAGCAGCTCGGCGAGCGCTTCGCCGCGACCCGGGAGTGGGCGATCGCGCACCTGCACGAGCCGCTCACCCTCGCCGCGCTGGCCCGCCAGGCCGCGGTCTCGCCGCGCACCCTCTCGCGGCAGTTCCTCGCCGACTCCGGCTACACCCCGATGCAGTGGCTGCTGCGCGTGCGCGTCGACGCGGCGCGGGAGCTGCTCGAGCGTTCGGAGCGCAGCGTCGACCAGATCGCCGCCGACGTCGGCCTCGGCACGGCGGCGAACCTCAGGATGCACTTCCAGCGCATCCTCGGCACCAGCCCCGGCGCCTACCGTCGCACCTTCACCCCGAACGACTGA
- a CDS encoding LLM class flavin-dependent oxidoreductase translates to MSSTALRVGIVILPQTPWPEAGRRWALAEELGFDHAWTYDHLSWRSLAGEPWGATVPTLTAAALATSRIRLGTFVASPNFRHPVPFAKDIATVDEIAGGRLILGLGSGGTGFDSVVLGQEPLTPRQRHDRFTEFVEALDVLLRFEEERPEGSDGSPGIDVRGEWYTAHEARMVGAPAQPPRMPFAIAANGPKGLDLVARYGDGWITTGPPDAEGDEWWSRVGSLSRSLTERLEAAGRDPREVPRYLSLDSGGGYSLASLDAFEAAADRAVAAGFTDVVVHWPRRDGIYAGSEDVVHEIAAARAR, encoded by the coding sequence ATGAGCAGCACTGCACTCCGGGTGGGGATCGTGATCCTGCCGCAGACGCCGTGGCCGGAGGCCGGACGCCGGTGGGCGCTCGCCGAGGAGCTCGGGTTCGACCACGCCTGGACGTACGACCACCTGTCGTGGCGGTCGCTCGCCGGCGAGCCCTGGGGTGCGACCGTCCCGACGCTCACCGCGGCGGCGCTGGCGACCTCCCGCATCCGCCTCGGCACCTTCGTGGCCTCGCCGAACTTCCGGCATCCCGTTCCGTTCGCGAAGGACATCGCCACCGTCGACGAGATCGCCGGCGGCCGGCTGATCCTCGGGCTCGGATCGGGCGGCACCGGCTTCGACTCCGTCGTGCTGGGCCAGGAGCCGCTGACGCCGCGGCAGCGCCACGATCGCTTCACCGAGTTCGTCGAGGCGCTCGACGTCCTGCTCCGGTTCGAGGAGGAGCGCCCGGAGGGCTCGGACGGATCGCCCGGCATCGACGTCCGGGGCGAGTGGTACACCGCGCACGAGGCCCGGATGGTGGGCGCTCCCGCTCAGCCGCCCCGGATGCCGTTCGCGATCGCGGCGAACGGCCCGAAGGGCCTCGACCTGGTGGCGCGGTACGGCGACGGCTGGATCACGACCGGCCCTCCGGATGCGGAGGGCGACGAGTGGTGGAGCCGCGTCGGCTCCCTGTCGCGGTCGCTGACGGAACGACTGGAGGCGGCCGGTCGCGATCCCCGTGAGGTGCCCCGCTACCTCTCCCTCGACTCCGGCGGCGGGTACAGCCTGGCGAGCCTCGACGCCTTCGAGGCGGCAGCCGACCGCGCGGTCGCGGCGGGCTTCACCGACGTCGTCGTCCACTGGCCCCGGCGGGACGGCATCTACGCCGGATCGGAGGACGTCGTCCACGAGATCGCGGCCGCTCGCGCGCGCTGA
- a CDS encoding glycoside hydrolase family 65 protein: MNPITSDPLDRYHFPIDEWGLTESDFDRALQGRTETLFAVGNGYLGMRGNPEEGLGGHQNGTFVNGFHDTWTIRHAEEAFGFARVGQTIVNVPDTKLIKLYVDDEPFDVSSADIVAYVRRLDFRTGVLWREVEWRTPSGKRVLVRSRRLTSFTDRHVAVVDYSVTMLDADASVLISSQILNRQDWKDEYAAAAHAENSMDDPRKAAAFTDRVLLPRFKRAEGSRYLLGYRASNSGMTLAVGADHRLETGNEWTESGQIDDDLAKQVYSVQAKAGEPIRLIKTIAYHTSNGVPTRELADRCDRTLDRIESAPIEEVFERQARWLDDFWARSDVEIPGEPSIQQAVRWNLFQLAQSTARTDGGGIAAKGVSGSGYGGHYFWDTEIYVLPFLTYTSPQVARNALRFRQAMLPAARERAAELNQRGALFPWRTINGLESSAYYAAGTAQYHIDADISHALSQYVSATGDEDFLINGEAIDILVETARMWADLGFWRSNGKQSFHIHGVTGPDEYTTVVNDNLFTNVMARANLRAAVRRTRALQVSDPVSYERMLARLDLSEDEIVEWAAAAEAMHILYDEELGIHPQDSQFLEKELWDLENTPANKRPLLLHFHPLVIYRFQVIKQADVVLALLLQGDEFTEEEKRRDFEYYDALTTGDSTLSASTQAIVAAEVGYRELALGYFRAALYVDLGDLHNNTADGLHVASMGGVWSALVFGFGGMRDYLGTFTFDPRLPEEWEALSFHVTIRGSLLRVDLRQDSITFTVEDGLGAELYVRGRRVDVTTEGPSRVMLRGEVPTLEGAPTTSDIEGTIRADGSVITASMPTITTEIPIVATQNGDPVIPD; this comes from the coding sequence ATGAACCCGATCACGTCCGATCCGCTCGACCGCTACCACTTCCCCATCGACGAGTGGGGCCTCACCGAGAGCGACTTCGACCGCGCCCTGCAGGGCCGCACCGAGACGCTGTTCGCCGTGGGCAACGGCTACCTCGGCATGCGCGGCAATCCCGAGGAGGGGCTCGGCGGCCACCAGAACGGCACCTTCGTCAACGGCTTCCACGACACCTGGACCATCCGCCACGCGGAGGAGGCATTCGGATTCGCGCGGGTGGGCCAGACGATCGTCAACGTCCCCGACACCAAGCTCATCAAGCTCTACGTCGACGACGAGCCGTTCGACGTCTCCAGCGCCGACATCGTCGCGTACGTCCGCCGCCTCGACTTCCGCACGGGCGTGCTCTGGCGCGAGGTGGAGTGGCGCACCCCGTCGGGCAAGCGCGTCCTCGTGCGCTCCCGGCGCCTCACCTCGTTCACCGACCGTCACGTCGCGGTCGTCGACTACTCGGTGACGATGCTCGACGCGGATGCGTCGGTGCTGATCTCGAGCCAGATCCTCAATCGACAGGACTGGAAGGACGAGTACGCCGCGGCCGCCCACGCCGAGAACTCGATGGACGACCCGCGCAAGGCCGCCGCGTTCACCGACCGCGTCCTGCTGCCGCGCTTCAAGCGGGCCGAGGGCTCGCGGTACCTCCTGGGCTACCGCGCCTCGAACTCCGGCATGACCCTCGCCGTCGGAGCCGACCACCGTCTCGAGACCGGCAACGAGTGGACGGAGTCGGGTCAGATCGACGACGACCTCGCCAAGCAGGTCTACAGCGTGCAGGCGAAGGCGGGCGAGCCCATCCGTCTGATCAAGACGATCGCGTACCACACGTCGAACGGCGTGCCCACGCGCGAGCTGGCCGACCGCTGCGACCGCACGCTCGACCGCATCGAGTCGGCGCCCATCGAGGAGGTGTTCGAGCGACAGGCCCGCTGGCTCGACGACTTCTGGGCCCGATCCGACGTCGAGATTCCCGGCGAGCCGAGCATCCAGCAGGCGGTGCGCTGGAACCTGTTCCAGCTCGCGCAGTCGACCGCGCGCACCGACGGCGGCGGCATCGCCGCCAAGGGCGTCTCGGGCTCCGGATACGGCGGCCACTACTTCTGGGACACCGAGATCTACGTGCTCCCGTTCCTCACCTACACCTCGCCGCAGGTCGCTCGGAACGCGCTGCGCTTCCGCCAGGCCATGCTGCCGGCCGCCCGCGAGCGCGCGGCCGAGCTCAACCAGCGGGGCGCCCTGTTCCCCTGGCGCACCATCAACGGCCTCGAGTCGAGCGCGTACTACGCGGCCGGCACCGCGCAGTACCACATCGACGCCGACATCTCCCACGCGCTGTCGCAGTACGTGTCGGCGACCGGAGACGAGGACTTCCTCATCAACGGCGAGGCGATCGACATCCTGGTCGAGACCGCGCGGATGTGGGCCGACCTCGGGTTCTGGCGCAGCAACGGCAAGCAGTCGTTCCACATCCACGGCGTCACCGGGCCGGACGAGTACACCACGGTCGTCAACGACAACCTCTTCACCAACGTGATGGCGCGGGCCAACCTGCGCGCAGCCGTACGGCGCACGCGGGCCCTCCAGGTGTCGGACCCGGTCTCCTACGAGCGGATGCTCGCCCGCCTCGACCTCTCCGAGGACGAGATCGTCGAGTGGGCGGCGGCCGCCGAGGCGATGCACATCCTCTACGACGAGGAGCTCGGCATCCACCCCCAGGACTCCCAGTTCCTCGAGAAGGAGCTCTGGGACCTCGAGAACACGCCCGCCAACAAGCGCCCGCTGCTGCTGCACTTCCACCCGCTGGTGATCTACCGCTTCCAGGTGATCAAGCAGGCGGACGTCGTGCTGGCGCTGCTGCTGCAGGGCGACGAGTTCACCGAGGAGGAGAAGCGCCGCGACTTCGAGTACTACGACGCGCTCACCACCGGCGACTCGACGCTCTCAGCGTCGACGCAGGCGATCGTGGCCGCCGAGGTCGGATACCGCGAGCTGGCGCTCGGCTACTTCCGGGCGGCGCTCTATGTCGACCTCGGCGACCTCCACAACAACACCGCCGACGGCCTCCACGTGGCGTCGATGGGCGGCGTCTGGAGCGCGCTCGTGTTCGGCTTCGGCGGGATGCGCGACTACCTCGGCACGTTCACGTTCGACCCGCGCCTGCCGGAGGAGTGGGAGGCGCTGTCCTTCCACGTCACCATCCGGGGCTCGCTGCTGCGCGTCGACCTGCGTCAGGACTCGATCACGTTCACTGTGGAGGACGGCCTGGGCGCTGAGCTCTACGTGCGCGGTCGGCGGGTCGACGTCACCACGGAGGGACCGTCGCGCGTGATGCTGCGCGGCGAGGTGCCCACCCTGGAGGGCGCGCCGACGACCAGCGACATCGAGGGCACCATCCGCGCCGACGGCTCGGTGATCACCGCCTCCATGCCCACGATCACGACCGAGATCCCGATCGTGGCGACGCAGAACGGCGACCCCGTCATCCCCGACTGA